A genomic region of Raphanus sativus cultivar WK10039 chromosome 6, ASM80110v3, whole genome shotgun sequence contains the following coding sequences:
- the LOC108829319 gene encoding 4-coumarate--CoA ligase-like 3 isoform X2, giving the protein MASLIDSRSGFCKSNSTFYSKRNPLPLPANPSLDITTFISSQPHRGTTAFIDAATGHHLTFSALWTAVERVADCLHHDIGLRRGHVVLILSPNSIYFPVVSLAVMSLGAVVTTANTLNTAAEILKQVADSNPTLAFTTADLAPKLAGSGISVVLERVGSTRGVNVVGVVSEMMEKEPRGQRVRDRVNEEDTAMLLYSSGTTGPSKGVISSHKNLTALVARFVSEKSICDQIFLCTVPMFHTYGLLCFCMSTVASGSTVVILRRFDLHGMMEAVEKYRATTLALAPPVVVAMTKEADVIMGKYDLSSLGRVRCGGAPLSKEVTLGFMEKYPTVDIFAGYALTESNGAGAYVDSVEESRRYGSVGLLSSGVEARIVDPDTGRLMGVNQTGELWLKGPSIAKVVDVSHPVTIEGSLEPQNQEVPDADDSQPQAEEHIEEQLHDSAPMDQSEQQVDANTETELSEQQVDANTEFVQEVTGQPAVELPSFSLGLTQEGSTVVKDSDHPTNYVSAPMEHDEEAGAKRKSKRAKIAPVGLQDYKCDPKVTSVQAIIPDLDQRFQLIEEKLQNEAEVLVLGGYAVTPAEFCDIAHRQSILPSGIVDALIGIVNRGSAANPKVAIYDTSLPVAIMEHHNRFVKTAVKDRVKLKFSNIPLVTPIPKVPERIYFPFNMDKQHWVGVCIDTKASTLNVFDCKTSLRSDSLLKKEFTPIANLIPYVLKHVGYTEANAVIKPFTISRCKGIPQITAHTDAAVMTVLFIEAHAFDGLVGCKAVSTRLLPVASKQLAVKLWDYISA; this is encoded by the exons atggcaTCTCTCATTGATTCCAGAAGCGGTTTCTGCAAATCAAACTCTACATTCTATAGCAAACGCAACCCATTGCCTCTCCCCGCGAATCCTTCCCTTGATATCACCACTTTCATCTCCTCTCAGCCTCACCGCGGCACCACCGCCTTCATCGACGCCGCCACTGGCCACCATTTAACCTTCTCCGCCCTCTGGACAGCCGTGGAACGCGTCGCGGACTGTCTCCACCATGACATCGGGTTACGTAGAGGCCACGTCGTCCTCATCCTCTCTCCCAACTCTATCTACTTCCCCGTCGTCTCCCTCGCAGTAATGTCTCTCGGCGCCGTCGTCACAACCGCGAACACTCTCAACACCGCCGCTGAGATATTAAAACAGGTCGCCGACAGCAACCCGACGCTCGCCTTCACGACCGCCGACCTGGCTCCCAAACTCGCCGGTTCCGGCATCTCCGTCGTACTGGAGCGCGTGGGGTCTACTCGCGGCGTCAACGTCGTCGGTGTCGTGTCTGAGATGATGGAGAAGGAACCGAGGGGGCAGCGAGTGAGAGACCGAGTCAACGAGGAGGACACGGCGATGCTGCTTTACTCGTCGGGCACAACAGGACCGAGCAAAGGAGTGATCTCGTCTCACAAGAACTTAACAGCTCTCGTGGCGAGGTTCGTGTCGGAGAAATCGATATGTGACCAGATTTTCCTCTGCACCGTTCCGATGTTCCACACGTACGGACTACTGTGTTTCTGCATGAGCACCGTAGCGTCGGGTTCGACGGTGGTGATCCTCCGGAGATTCGACCTCCACGGTATGATGGAAGCGGTTGAGAAGTACAGAGCCACGACTCTGGCTTTGGCGCCGCCTGTTGTGGTGGCTATGACTAAAGAAGCGGATGTGATCATGGGCAAGTACGACCTGAGCTCACTTGGAAGGGTGAGATGCGGTGGAGCGCCGTTGAGTAAGGAGGTGACGTTGGGGTTCATGGAGAAATATCCAACGGTTGATATTTTTGCTGGATACGCTTTGACGGAATCGAATGGTGCAGGAGCCTACGTTGATTCGGTGGAGGAGAGCCGAAGATACGGTTCCGTGGGGTTGTTATCGTCCGGTGTGGAGGCGAGGATCGTGGATCCGGATACGGGTCGGCTCATGGGTGTGAACCAAACGGGCGAGCTCTGGCTTAAAGGCCCTTCTATTGCTAAAG TCGTGGATGTTTCTCACCCTGTAACCATAGAAGGTTCACTGGAACCACAAAATCAAGAAGTACCAGATGCTGATGACTCACAACCCCAGGCGGAGGAGCATATAGAGGAGCAGCTACACGATAGTGCACCTATGGATCAG TCTGAGCAACAAGTTGATGCTAACACTGAGACGGAACTG TCGGAGCAACAAGTCGATGCTAATACTGAGTTTGTACAG GAAGTTACTGGTCAACCTGCTGTTGAACTGCCATCTTTCTCACTCGGACTAACGCAGGAGGGTTCGACCGTTGTCAAGGATTCGGATCATCCGACAAACTATGTTTCAGCACCCATGGAACATGATGAAGAGGCTGGGGCAAAACGTAAGAGCAAAAGGGCTAAGATTGCTCCGGTTGGTCTCCAAGACTACAAGTGTGATCCGAAAGTAACATCTGTTCAAGCCATAATACCTGATCTCGACCAACGTTTTCAGCTCATTGAGGAGAAGTTGCAAAATGAAGC GGAAGTCTTAGTTCTCGGGGGGTATGCAGTGACTCCAGCTGAGTTTTGTGATATTGCTCATCGCCAGTCCATATTACCTTCTGGG ATCGTGGACGCTCTGATCGGAATTGTGAATCGTGGTTCGGCCGCCAATCCTAAAGTTGCCATTTACGACACTTCCCTTCCAGTTGCTATAATGGAGCACCACAATCGCTTTGTCAAGACAGCAGTCAAAGACCGTGTGAAGCTCAAATTCAGCAATATCCCCCTGGTAACCCCTATTCCAAAGGTGCCCGAGAGGATATATTTCCCATTTAACATGGACAAGCAACACTGGGTTGGAGTCTGCATTGATACAAAAGCAAGCACACTCAATGTCTTCGATTGCAAAACCTCCCTTCGAAGTGACAGTTTGCTGAAGAAGGAGTTCACCCCCATTGCTAACCTGATCCCGTATGTTCTCAAGCACGTCGGATATACAGAAGCCAATGCTGTGATTAAGCCCTTTACAATCTCCAGATGCAAGGGAATCCCGCAAATCACCGCTCATACGGATGCAGCAGTCATGACAGTGCTGTTTATTGAAGCTCACGCCTTCGATGGTCTTGTTGGTTGCAAGGCAGTCAGTACTCGTTTGCTCCCAGTTGCATCCAAGCAATTGGCTGTTAAACTCTGGGATTACATATCGGCTTAA
- the LOC130496740 gene encoding uncharacterized protein LOC130496740: protein MDEIVLPPRMFAAGDEPVGERVNSYHKIKTTRSIIAALEPEELEFLSNSTFGRILAIDDNPPFSGAFGQHVIVRLLKVNKKYEFWFLFAGNPVRMSLREFAIVTGLNCAKIPAQKKKKNPLKEKLYWNELFGSLKFCTVETAIDMLENKVVKTRELRIKIACLAITSSILFPSSHTPRIIPEHVELIRDLDEFLAFPWGRASYLTLASSIKGKDEIALSQTSVAIRGYVEAIQLIMLAAIPELKEEVTQSERVVIVDTESDGESNTGAEASEDVNVAGQVKPPQATKYCLIPGHAKTADSECKVFVKSILDDPYEE, encoded by the exons ATGGATGAAATTGTGCTGCCGCCAAGAATGTTCGCGGCTGGTGATGAACCGGTGGGTGAGCGTGTCAATTCGTATCACAAGATTAAGACCACCAGATCAATAATCGCCGCACTCGAACCAGAGGAGTTGGAGTTTCTTTCGAATTCTACATTCGGGAGGATTCTTGCGATTGATGATAACCCTCCGTTTTCTGGGGCTTTTGGACAACACGTTATCGTCCGACTCCTCAAAGTCAACAAAAAGTACGAGTTTTGGTTTCTCTTTGCCGGAAACCCAGTCAGAATGTCCCTCCGAGAGTTTGCCATCGTCACCGGTTTGAACTGTGCAAAGATCCCAgcgcagaagaagaagaaaaacccATTGAAAGAGAAGCTGTACTGGAATGAACTCTTTGGGTCTCTGAAGTTCTGCACCGTCGAAACAGCCATCGACATGTTGGAGAACAAGGTCGTAAAAACAAGAGAGTTGCGAATCAAAATTGCTTGTCTTGCGATTACCTCCTCCATTCTCTTTCCCTCATCACACACACCCCGCATCATCCCTGAACATGTTGAGTTGATTCGAGATCTAGATGAGTTTCTGGCCTTCCCCTGGGGCAGAGCCTCGTACCTTACTCTTGCGTCCTCAATTAAAGGGAAGGATGAGATCGCATTGTCACAAACATCTGTTGCGATACGTGGTTACGTTGAGGCAATTCAGTTGATTATGCTTGCTGCCATCCCAGAGCTTAAAGAAGAAGTCACCCAATCTGAACGTGTTGTCATAGTGGATACAGAAAGCGACGGCGAGTCCAACACAGGCGCAGAAGCGTCTGAGGATGTTAACGTTGCCGGTCAGGTCAAACCACCCCAGGCGACTAAGTATTGTCTCATACCCGGTCATGCAAAGACTGCAGATTCCGAATGCAAG GTGTTTGTAAAGTCTATTCTTGATGATCCATACGAGGAGTGA